The following proteins come from a genomic window of Yinghuangia sp. ASG 101:
- the rplU gene encoding 50S ribosomal protein L21 yields the protein MYAIIRAGGRQHKVAVGDVIQADRVQTAAGETVELPVLLLVDGESVTSDPWVLAGVKVTAEVVDHTKGKKIDILKYKNKTGYRKRMGHRQQHTQLKVTGIETGK from the coding sequence GTGTACGCGATCATTCGCGCCGGCGGTAGGCAGCACAAGGTTGCCGTCGGTGATGTCATTCAGGCCGACCGTGTGCAGACCGCGGCCGGCGAGACCGTCGAGCTTCCGGTGCTGCTCCTGGTCGACGGTGAGTCCGTGACGAGCGACCCGTGGGTCCTCGCGGGTGTGAAGGTGACGGCCGAGGTCGTCGACCACACCAAGGGCAAGAAGATCGACATCCTGAAGTACAAGAACAAGACCGGCTACCGCAAGCGCATGGGTCACCGCCAGCAGCACACCCAGCTCAAGGTCACCGGCATCGAGACCGGGAAGTAG
- the rpmA gene encoding 50S ribosomal protein L27, which translates to MAHKKGASSTRNGRDSNAQRLGVKRFGGQVVNAGEIIVRQRGTHFHPGANVGRGGDDTLFALSAGAVQFGTHRGRRVVNIVPAA; encoded by the coding sequence ATGGCACACAAAAAGGGCGCATCGTCCACCCGTAACGGCCGTGACTCCAATGCCCAGCGGCTCGGCGTGAAGCGTTTCGGCGGCCAGGTCGTCAACGCGGGCGAGATCATCGTCCGCCAGCGCGGCACGCACTTCCACCCCGGTGCCAACGTCGGCCGCGGCGGCGACGACACCCTGTTCGCGCTCTCCGCGGGTGCGGTGCAGTTCGGCACGCACCGCGGGCGCCGTGTTGTGAACATCGTCCCGGCGGCCTGA
- the obgE gene encoding GTPase ObgE, translated as MTTFVDRVVLHVAAGNGGHGCASIHREKFKPLGGPDGGNGGRGGDVSLVVDPNVTTLLEYHHSPHRKATSGKPGAGGNRSGADGGDLVLAVPDGTVVKRLLPGGGEEFVEDLVGNGTTFVLAQGGRGGLGNAALASPRRKAPGFALLGEPGGGGDYVLELKTVADIALVGYPSAGKSSLIAALSAARPKIADYPFTTLVPNLGVVTAGDVVYTVADVPGLIPGASQGKGLGLEFLRHVERCKALVHVLDCATLEPGRDPVSDLDTIEAELTEYGGLDDRPRIVALNKTDIPDGGDLADLVRADLEGRGLQVFEVSAVSHKGLRELSFAMAALVQQAREAAPPPEATRIVLRPAAVDDSGFTVTRRGETYFVRGAKPERWVRQTDFANDEAVGYLADRLARLGVEEALFDAGARPGAEVVIGDEESGVVFDWEPTVATGAEMLGRRGEDHRFESQRPAVQRRRERDSLHSKFEDFEPFEQE; from the coding sequence GTGACCACCTTCGTCGACCGCGTCGTCCTGCACGTGGCCGCGGGTAACGGGGGCCACGGGTGCGCCTCGATCCACCGTGAGAAGTTCAAGCCGCTCGGCGGGCCCGACGGCGGGAACGGCGGTCGCGGGGGCGACGTGTCGCTCGTCGTCGACCCCAACGTCACCACCCTGCTGGAGTACCACCACTCGCCGCACCGCAAGGCGACGTCCGGCAAGCCCGGCGCGGGCGGCAACCGCAGCGGTGCCGACGGCGGCGACCTCGTGCTCGCGGTGCCCGACGGCACCGTCGTCAAGCGCCTGCTGCCGGGCGGCGGCGAGGAGTTCGTCGAGGACCTCGTCGGCAACGGCACCACCTTCGTACTCGCCCAGGGCGGCCGGGGCGGTCTCGGCAACGCCGCACTCGCGTCGCCGCGCCGCAAGGCCCCCGGTTTCGCGCTGCTCGGCGAGCCCGGCGGCGGCGGCGACTATGTCCTCGAACTCAAGACGGTCGCCGACATCGCGCTCGTCGGCTACCCGAGCGCGGGGAAGTCGAGCCTGATCGCGGCGCTGAGCGCCGCGCGGCCCAAGATCGCCGACTACCCGTTCACGACCCTGGTGCCGAACCTGGGCGTGGTCACCGCGGGAGACGTCGTCTACACCGTCGCCGACGTACCGGGGCTGATCCCCGGTGCCAGCCAGGGCAAGGGCCTCGGCCTGGAGTTCCTGCGGCACGTCGAACGCTGCAAGGCCCTCGTGCACGTGCTCGACTGCGCGACCCTGGAGCCCGGCCGCGACCCGGTCAGCGACCTGGACACCATCGAGGCCGAGCTGACGGAGTACGGCGGGCTCGACGACCGGCCGCGCATCGTCGCGCTCAACAAGACCGACATCCCCGACGGCGGCGACCTCGCCGACCTGGTGCGCGCCGACCTCGAAGGCCGCGGCCTCCAGGTGTTCGAGGTGTCCGCGGTCAGCCACAAGGGGCTGCGCGAACTGTCGTTCGCCATGGCCGCGTTGGTGCAACAGGCCCGCGAGGCCGCGCCGCCGCCCGAGGCGACCCGCATCGTGCTGCGCCCGGCCGCCGTCGACGACAGCGGGTTCACCGTGACGCGCCGCGGCGAGACGTACTTCGTCCGCGGTGCCAAGCCCGAACGCTGGGTCCGGCAAACGGACTTCGCCAACGACGAGGCGGTGGGCTACCTCGCCGACCGGCTCGCGCGCCTCGGGGTGGAGGAGGCGCTGTTCGACGCGGGCGCGCGTCCGGGGGCCGAGGTGGTGATCGGCGACGAGGAGTCCGGCGTGGTCTTCGACTGGGAGCCGACCGTCGCGACCGGCGCCGAGATGCTGGGCCGCCGCGGCGAGGACCACCGGTTCGAGAGCCAGCGTCCCGCGGTGCAGCGGCGTCGCGAACGCGACTCGTTGCACAGCAAATTCGAGGATTTCGAGCCGTTCGAACAGGAATGA
- a CDS encoding Rne/Rng family ribonuclease: MLDNEPNGAASDDAQPHDTATSNDAATASDTGTPAAPEAAATTPPRRRRRAASRPAGPPKVTAEDPAAAPAAEEPAADTEVAPEPDADVVPPEEAPAEAVGADDETPDDGADTPEATAEAEPEPEPAPRRTRRTRKRAVAAEPEPEPADETPAADETPTSAPEADAEPAPRRTRRTRKRVTAEPEPEAAPQEAAKGETAPESAAEPEPEPSAPTRRVAPAIFQPLFQAPQAPETRAPRFTVSEPAPGAETTGPEPRAEQDEADEAAEEPRTRRRRTRRNPAAEAAASMSGVTVAEPGTPQPPQEADTEPDSQPDTEEADTEADAEEESGDRPTRRRRRGGRRRRGRGDAERAEGEGDEGAEDTDEESETAEAEEGHDDEDGGATTTRRRRRRRRRAEGDAEAPGADDPERTVVKVREPRSRRAERDDDAAGDGVQSVKGSTRLEAKKQRRREGREQGRRRVPIITEAEFLARREAVERVMVVRQTGERTQIGVLEDGVLVEHFVSRTQDQSGYVGNVYLGKVQNVLPSMEAAFVDVGKGRNAVLYAGEVNFEAGAPRRIEAVLKSGQSVLVQVTKDPIGHKGARLTSQVSLPGRYLVYVPEGTMTGISRKLPDTERARLKSILKKIVPDDAGVIVRTAAEGASEDELARDVARLQAQWEDIKKKAATANAPALLYGEPDMTVRVIRDIFNEDFSKLVVSGDEAWDTVHGYVSHVAPDLAPRLSKWTSDVDVFATYRIDEQLMKALDRKVWLPSGGSLVIDRTEAMVVVDVNTGKFTGQGGNLEETVTRNNLEAAEEIVRQLRLRDLGGIIVIDFIDMVLESNRELVLRRLLECLGRDRTKHQVAEVTSLGLVQMTRKRVGQGLLEAFSETCEKCNGRGVLVRMDTPEPKSSGSGRRRRGKGGNANGAAEHVHEEPVETPAAEEAEPVEAAEPVEPVEVVVAEVPETGGAVEEIGIVETPEPVAAAESESPVVTEAEAEVVVVVPETAEVVERVETASEVEAAEPVAEPASEPAASEAPAGTEPAVTAEAGQAAEGVAPEAAAAPGAAPEEAAAEAPAEAATEAPKKAAKRAPRKTAAKTAAKKTAAKKTAAKKTTAKRTTRKTAASEPEAPPAADADAGAAPGGPEPAAEPPAKPRKTARRATRPAGAPAGGSSDQPAADSADGGTPEPAESVGAGASSGQ, translated from the coding sequence ATGCTCGACAACGAGCCGAACGGTGCGGCGTCCGATGACGCCCAGCCGCATGACACCGCCACATCCAACGACGCCGCGACAGCCTCGGACACGGGTACGCCCGCCGCTCCGGAGGCCGCGGCCACGACACCCCCGCGTCGCCGCCGCCGTGCCGCGAGCCGGCCGGCCGGGCCCCCGAAGGTGACGGCTGAGGACCCCGCGGCGGCACCGGCCGCCGAGGAGCCGGCCGCCGACACCGAGGTCGCCCCGGAGCCCGACGCCGACGTGGTCCCGCCGGAGGAGGCGCCCGCCGAGGCGGTCGGCGCCGACGACGAGACCCCGGACGACGGCGCCGACACCCCGGAGGCCACCGCCGAGGCCGAGCCGGAACCGGAGCCCGCGCCCCGGCGCACCCGGCGTACGCGCAAGCGCGCCGTGGCCGCCGAGCCGGAGCCCGAGCCCGCCGACGAGACACCCGCCGCCGACGAGACACCCACGAGCGCGCCGGAGGCGGACGCCGAGCCCGCACCCCGGCGTACGCGGCGTACGCGCAAGCGCGTGACGGCCGAGCCGGAGCCCGAGGCGGCCCCGCAGGAGGCGGCCAAGGGCGAGACCGCGCCGGAAAGCGCGGCGGAACCGGAGCCCGAGCCCTCCGCCCCCACGCGCCGCGTGGCGCCCGCGATCTTCCAGCCGCTGTTCCAGGCCCCGCAGGCCCCCGAGACCCGGGCGCCGCGCTTCACCGTGTCCGAGCCCGCCCCCGGGGCCGAGACAACCGGGCCCGAGCCGCGCGCGGAGCAGGACGAAGCCGACGAGGCCGCCGAGGAGCCCCGCACCCGCCGCCGTCGTACGCGCCGCAACCCGGCCGCCGAGGCCGCCGCGAGCATGTCGGGCGTGACCGTCGCCGAGCCCGGTACCCCGCAGCCGCCGCAGGAGGCCGACACCGAGCCCGACAGTCAGCCCGACACCGAGGAAGCCGACACCGAAGCCGACGCCGAGGAGGAGTCGGGCGACCGCCCGACCCGCCGTCGCCGCCGCGGTGGTCGCCGCCGCCGTGGCCGCGGCGACGCCGAGCGCGCCGAGGGCGAAGGCGACGAGGGCGCCGAGGACACCGACGAGGAATCCGAGACCGCCGAGGCCGAGGAAGGCCACGACGACGAAGACGGCGGCGCCACGACGACCCGCCGTCGCCGCCGTCGCCGCCGCCGTGCGGAAGGCGACGCCGAGGCCCCGGGCGCCGACGACCCGGAGCGGACCGTCGTCAAGGTGCGCGAACCCCGGTCGCGCCGCGCCGAGCGCGACGACGACGCCGCGGGCGACGGCGTGCAGAGCGTCAAGGGCTCGACGCGCCTCGAAGCCAAGAAGCAGCGCCGCCGCGAGGGCCGTGAGCAGGGCCGCCGGCGCGTCCCGATCATCACCGAGGCCGAGTTCCTCGCGCGCCGCGAGGCGGTCGAGCGGGTCATGGTCGTCCGGCAGACCGGCGAGCGCACGCAGATCGGTGTGCTGGAGGACGGCGTGCTGGTCGAGCACTTCGTCAGCCGCACGCAGGACCAGTCCGGGTACGTCGGCAACGTCTACCTGGGCAAGGTGCAGAACGTCCTGCCGTCGATGGAGGCCGCCTTCGTCGATGTCGGCAAGGGCCGCAACGCGGTGCTGTACGCCGGCGAGGTCAACTTCGAGGCGGGGGCGCCGCGCCGCATCGAGGCCGTGCTCAAGAGCGGCCAGTCGGTCCTGGTGCAGGTCACCAAGGACCCGATCGGCCACAAGGGCGCCCGGCTGACCAGCCAGGTCTCGCTGCCCGGCCGCTACCTGGTGTACGTGCCCGAGGGCACGATGACCGGGATCAGCCGCAAGCTGCCGGACACCGAGCGCGCGCGGCTCAAGAGCATCCTGAAGAAGATCGTCCCCGACGACGCCGGCGTCATCGTCCGCACCGCGGCCGAGGGGGCGAGCGAGGACGAACTGGCCCGGGACGTCGCACGCCTCCAGGCGCAGTGGGAGGACATCAAGAAGAAGGCCGCGACCGCGAACGCGCCGGCGCTGTTGTACGGCGAGCCCGACATGACGGTCCGGGTGATCCGCGACATCTTCAACGAGGACTTCTCCAAGCTCGTCGTCTCCGGCGACGAGGCCTGGGACACGGTGCACGGGTACGTGTCGCACGTGGCCCCGGACCTGGCGCCGCGTCTGTCGAAGTGGACGAGCGACGTCGACGTGTTCGCGACGTACCGCATCGACGAGCAGCTGATGAAGGCGCTCGACCGCAAGGTGTGGCTGCCGAGCGGCGGTTCGCTGGTCATCGACCGCACCGAGGCGATGGTGGTCGTCGATGTCAACACCGGCAAGTTCACCGGTCAGGGCGGCAACCTCGAGGAGACCGTCACCCGGAACAACCTGGAGGCGGCCGAGGAGATCGTGCGGCAGCTCCGGTTGCGCGACCTCGGCGGCATCATCGTCATCGACTTCATCGACATGGTCCTGGAGAGCAACCGCGAGCTGGTGCTGCGGCGCCTGCTCGAATGCCTGGGCCGGGACCGTACGAAGCACCAGGTCGCCGAGGTCACCTCGCTCGGGCTGGTGCAGATGACGCGCAAGCGCGTCGGGCAGGGCTTGCTGGAGGCGTTCTCCGAGACGTGTGAGAAGTGCAACGGGCGCGGAGTGCTCGTCCGCATGGACACGCCGGAGCCCAAGTCGAGCGGGTCCGGCCGCCGGCGTCGCGGCAAGGGCGGCAACGCCAACGGCGCGGCCGAGCACGTCCACGAGGAGCCGGTCGAGACGCCCGCCGCCGAGGAGGCCGAGCCGGTCGAGGCCGCGGAGCCCGTCGAGCCGGTGGAGGTCGTCGTCGCGGAGGTTCCCGAGACCGGCGGTGCGGTCGAGGAGATCGGGATCGTCGAGACGCCGGAACCGGTCGCGGCGGCCGAGTCGGAGTCCCCGGTTGTGACGGAGGCCGAGGCGGAGGTTGTCGTCGTCGTTCCCGAGACGGCCGAGGTGGTCGAGCGGGTGGAGACGGCGTCGGAGGTCGAGGCGGCGGAACCGGTGGCGGAACCGGCCTCGGAACCCGCCGCGTCGGAGGCCCCGGCCGGTACGGAGCCCGCGGTGACCGCGGAAGCCGGGCAGGCCGCCGAAGGCGTGGCTCCGGAGGCCGCTGCCGCGCCCGGGGCCGCACCGGAGGAGGCCGCCGCGGAAGCCCCCGCGGAAGCCGCCACGGAGGCGCCGAAGAAGGCGGCCAAGCGCGCGCCGCGCAAGACGGCCGCGAAGACCGCCGCCAAGAAGACGGCCGCGAAGAAGACCGCGGCGAAGAAGACGACGGCGAAGCGGACGACGCGCAAGACGGCGGCCTCGGAACCCGAGGCGCCTCCCGCGGCGGACGCGGACGCCGGGGCGGCCCCCGGCGGGCCCGAGCCGGCGGCGGAGCCACCCGCCAAGCCGCGCAAGACCGCCCGCAGGGCGACCCGTCCGGCGGGCGCGCCCGCCGGGGGGTCATCCGACCAGCCGGCCGCCGATTCGGCGGACGGCGGAACGCCCGAGCCCGCCGAATCGGTCGGTGCCGGGGCGTCGTCGGGGCAGTGA